GTTGTCCTTTTCGCACCCGAAGATTTGCAACTGATCAAAGGATCACCTGCAGGGCGTCGAAAGTTTATTGACATTGAATTAGGTCAGATGAAACCTCTCTACTTATCTGACTTATCTCAATACAACCATGTACTGAAACAAAGAAATAGTTATCTAAAAAATTCGGAAAAAATTGATGCTACATTTTTGGAGGTCTTAGATTCACAACTAGCTAGTTTTGGAAGTCGCGTCATCCATCATCGGCTTGAGTTTATTAAAAAATTAGAAGCTAAAGCAAAAGAAAAACATACTCGACTTTCTGACAACAAAGAAGACCTATCAATTCAATATCAGTCAACTGTTTTTTCTGAAGAAGGAAATGATATAGAAGAGCAGTTTCTCTCTATGTTGGAAAAAAACCGTCAGAAGGATATTTTTAGGAAAACAACAAGCATTGGGCCTCACAGGGATGATTTGGCATTTTTTATCAATAATATGAATGCTACCTTTGGTAGTCAAGGCCAGCATCGAAGTGTTGTTCTCTCTCTAAAATTAGCAGAAATTGAATTAATGGAAGAAATCACAAGAGAAAAGCCGATTTTACTACTTGACGATGTCATGAGCGAACTTGACAATTATCGTCAACTTCAACTACTTGAAACCATCTCTAATAATATTCAAACATTTATTACAACGACCACTCTCGATCATTTAAAAGAACTACCTGAAGAGTTGAAAATTTTCACTGTTCAAGCCGGTCATATCAAAACAGCATCTTGACAATACTGTCAAGATGCTGTTATTTTTGTTTACAAATGTGTAAATTTATTGTGCCGAGTAGTTAGGAGCCTCGTTTGTAATTTGCACATCATGAGGATGGCTTTCTTTCAATCCGGCACCGCTCATTTCGACAAATTGTGCATGATCATGTAAATCTTGAATGGTTGCTGCACCAACATAACCCATACCTGAACGGATACCACCGATCATTTGGAAGACCATATCTGCTACAGAACCTTTATAAGCAACGCGTCCTTCAATTCCTTCAGGGACCAATTTATTGGCTTCATTGACAGATCCTTGGAAGTAACGGTCGCTAGAACCTTTCTTCATTGCTGCAATAGATCCCATACCACGGTATGTTTTAAATTTACGACCTTGGAAGATTTCTGTTTCACCTGGTGCTTCATCTGTACCTGCAAGCATTGAGCCAAGCATAACCGCGTTTCCACCAGCTGCTAGTGCTTTGACAATATCTCCTGAATACTTGATACCACCATCAGCAATGATCGTTTTTCCATATTCACGAGCTACAGCGGCTGCGTCATAAATAGCAGTCACTTGAGGAACACCAACCCCTGCAACAACACGAGTTGTACAGATTGATCCTGGACCAATTCCGACCTTAACTACGTCTACCCCTGCATCAAATAATGCACGAGCACCTTCAGCGGTTGCAATATTTCCTGCAATCAAGGTACGATCTGGGAAGTGGGCACGAATTTCTGCAATCTTACGAAGAACACCCGCAGAATGTCCATGAGCAGTATCGATGACAATTGCGTCTGCACCAGCTTCAAAAAGAGCTTCTGCACGTTCAAAAGTATCTGAAGTAACCCCTACGGCACCAGCTACAAGCAAACGACCAAATTCATCCTTAGCCGCATTTGGGAACTCAATAACTTTTTCAATATCTTTGATTGTAATCAAGCCAGAAAGACGACCATTTTCATCTACCAATGGTAATTTTTCAATACGGTGCTCTTGTAGAATGTGTTCAGCTGTTTCCAAATCAGTTCCAACCGGTGCAGTCACCAAATTTTCACTCGTCATATGATTTGAAATGGGTTGATTGTAATCAGAAATAAAACGCAAATCCCGGTTTGTAAGGATACCAACTAATTTACGATTTTCAAGTGTTTCAACAACAGGAACACCACTGATTCGGTATCGTCCCATCAACTCATCTGCTTCTGCAATTGTATGAGACGGAGTCAAATAGAACGGATCAATGATAACCCCATTTTCAGAACGTTTTACTTTGCGTACTTCATCTGCCTGTTGCTCAATTGACATGTTTTTATGGATCACACCAAGTCCACCCGCACGTGCCATAGCAATTGCCATTTGACTTTCAGTCACCGTATCCATAGCAGCAGTAATGATTGGGATATTCAAGCGTAAATTACTTGCTAATTGTGTACTTAAATCTGCATCATTAGGCAATACGTGACTTTCTGCTGGAATCAAAAGCACGTCATCGAATGTAAACCCTTTTTTCAAAAACTTTGTGTCCCAATTAGACATTAGCTGGATCCTCTTTTCTTTTTATTTGAGCAAGGCTCGAATTTTTATTGTTAATATCATACCATTCTATGGCAATTTGTCAATCATTTATTGGTAACTATCAATGAACGGTATAAAATGTTCGCTATTAATGAAGTCGTTTTATTTTTTAAAATAGGTAATTCCCATCGCAGATTTGACTTCATCCAATGTTTGAGCTGCTACATTTCGAGCACGTTCACTTCCTTTTTCAAGAATAGAGTAGACTTCACCCATATCCTTTGCAAATTCAAGGCGTCTTTCACGAATTGGTCTTAATTCACGATCTAAAATTTCTAAAAGATATCGTTTGGTCTTTACATCACCAAGTCCACCACGTTGATAATGTTCTTTCATTTCTGCAATTTCAGCTGCATCTTCTGGACGGCCAAATACATCCAGGTAATGAAACACCATATTGCCTTCGATTTTTCCTGGATCCTCTACTTTAATATGATCCGGATCGGTATACATACTCATCACTTTTTTCTTTAAAGTATCCGCATCATCAGCTAGGTAAATTCCATTATTCAATGATTTAGACATTTTAGCATTTCCATCTAAACCAGGTAAGCGCCCCGCTGCTTCATTTTCAGGATAAATTCCTTCCGGTTCCACCAAAGTATCTGTGTTGTATGCATGATTAAAGGAACGAACAATCTCACGAGTTTGCTCAATCATAGGCTTTTGATCATTTCCTACTGGAACAAAATTCGCTTTAAATGCTGTGATATCGGCTGCTTGTGAAATAGGGTATACCAAAAATCCTGTTGGAATACTCTCACCAAAACCTTTTTGAGAAATCTCGGTTTTTACAGTTGGATTCCTTTCAAGTCGCGCCAAAGATACTAGATTCATGTAATACATGGTCAATTCCGCTAATTCAGGAATCTGACTTTGAATGAAAATCGTAACTTTTTCAGGATCTAGTCCAGCTGCCAGATAATCCAAAGCAACATTACCAATAGATTCTACAATCGTTTTTGGATCTTTTGCATGGTCTGTCAAAGCTTGCTGGTCTGCTAGGAAAACAAACATATTATACTCATCTTTATTTTGCAACAAGACGCGATTTTTTAAAGAACCAACATAGTGGCCAATATGGAGTTTTCCTGTCGGTCTATCTCCTGTCAGAATGATGGGTTTTGTCATACT
Above is a window of Streptococcus sp. LPB0220 DNA encoding:
- the recF gene encoding DNA replication/repair protein RecF (All proteins in this family for which functions are known are DNA-binding proteins that assist the filamentation of RecA onto DNA for the initiation of recombination or recombinational repair.) — encoded protein: MWLKQLSIQHFRNYQELEVEFHPGLNIFLGQNAQGKTNILESIYFLALTRSHRTRNDRDLIYFESTDFKVSGQLQRETGPLPLEISLTPKGRITKVNHLKQAKLSNYIGHMNVVLFAPEDLQLIKGSPAGRRKFIDIELGQMKPLYLSDLSQYNHVLKQRNSYLKNSEKIDATFLEVLDSQLASFGSRVIHHRLEFIKKLEAKAKEKHTRLSDNKEDLSIQYQSTVFSEEGNDIEEQFLSMLEKNRQKDIFRKTTSIGPHRDDLAFFINNMNATFGSQGQHRSVVLSLKLAEIELMEEITREKPILLLDDVMSELDNYRQLQLLETISNNIQTFITTTTLDHLKELPEELKIFTVQAGHIKTAS
- the guaB gene encoding IMP dehydrogenase: MSNWDTKFLKKGFTFDDVLLIPAESHVLPNDADLSTQLASNLRLNIPIITAAMDTVTESQMAIAMARAGGLGVIHKNMSIEQQADEVRKVKRSENGVIIDPFYLTPSHTIAEADELMGRYRISGVPVVETLENRKLVGILTNRDLRFISDYNQPISNHMTSENLVTAPVGTDLETAEHILQEHRIEKLPLVDENGRLSGLITIKDIEKVIEFPNAAKDEFGRLLVAGAVGVTSDTFERAEALFEAGADAIVIDTAHGHSAGVLRKIAEIRAHFPDRTLIAGNIATAEGARALFDAGVDVVKVGIGPGSICTTRVVAGVGVPQVTAIYDAAAVAREYGKTIIADGGIKYSGDIVKALAAGGNAVMLGSMLAGTDEAPGETEIFQGRKFKTYRGMGSIAAMKKGSSDRYFQGSVNEANKLVPEGIEGRVAYKGSVADMVFQMIGGIRSGMGYVGAATIQDLHDHAQFVEMSGAGLKESHPHDVQITNEAPNYSAQ
- the trpS gene encoding tryptophan--tRNA ligase codes for the protein MTKPIILTGDRPTGKLHIGHYVGSLKNRVLLQNKDEYNMFVFLADQQALTDHAKDPKTIVESIGNVALDYLAAGLDPEKVTIFIQSQIPELAELTMYYMNLVSLARLERNPTVKTEISQKGFGESIPTGFLVYPISQAADITAFKANFVPVGNDQKPMIEQTREIVRSFNHAYNTDTLVEPEGIYPENEAAGRLPGLDGNAKMSKSLNNGIYLADDADTLKKKVMSMYTDPDHIKVEDPGKIEGNMVFHYLDVFGRPEDAAEIAEMKEHYQRGGLGDVKTKRYLLEILDRELRPIRERRLEFAKDMGEVYSILEKGSERARNVAAQTLDEVKSAMGITYFKK